A genomic stretch from Alosa sapidissima isolate fAloSap1 chromosome 3, fAloSap1.pri, whole genome shotgun sequence includes:
- the zgc:193811 gene encoding uncharacterized protein zgc:193811 isoform X1: MKTYDRRIQSAELTSTGIGHKFVHPPPFHKSSSRLKGPPPLSLDYRPCIPASSIFTSTSHMDHSRKPLTGPLADVKYPLAPPHWKTHTMTDLNRRIKDCWALRVLPSPTSETRDHYRGQPARISPSTAPSYELLALYGKLAADQTVPPPGPVLSTTHRDYRHFNSFELNSSYSGQAKPLPEGLTKSSAYSHMPGHKAPSTSSCYPRLSRRSVAVPYGAYTSLYRDSFTTPALPRTLSHQVQPQHPSTLKCILRCARYGNQHVHDLSLT; this comes from the exons ATGAAGACTTACGACCGACGGATACAAAGCGCAGAACTCACCAGTACTGGAATCGGCCACAAATTTGTTCACCCTCCACCTTTCCATAAAAGTAGCAGCAGATTGAAG GGCCCACCGCCTCTCTCACTTGACTACAGGCCTTGCATCCCTGCCTCCTCTATCTTCACATCCACCTCACATATGGATCACAGCAGGAAGCCACTGACTGGACCATTGGCTGACGTTAAGTACCCCTTGGCTCCACCACACTGGAAGACTCACACAATGACGGATTTAAACCGGAGG ATTAAGGATTGCTGGGCCTTACGGGTGCTTCCCAGCCCAACCAGTGAAACACGGGACCACTACAGGGGTCAGCCAGCACGCATCAGCCCCTCTACAGCACCTAGCTATGAGTTACTG GCCTTGTATGGAAAGCTTGCTGCAGATCAGACCGTGCCCCCTCCAGGTCCAGTACTCAGCACCACTCACAGAGATTACAGGCACTTTAACAG CTTTGAACTGAACTCGTCATACTCAGGCCAGGCCAAACCACTCCCTGAAGGACTGACCAAGAGCTCTGCCTACAGCCACATGCCTGGCCATAAAGCCCCGTCCACCTCTTCGTGTTACCCTCGGCTGTCACGCCGCTCTGTGGCGGTGCCGTACGGAGCCTACACTTCTCTGTACAGGGACAGTTTCACAACTCCTGCCTTGCCTCGTACCCTGTCACACCAAGTCCAGCCCCAGCATCCGAGCACCCTCAAATGTATTTTAAGGTGTGCTAGGTATGGAAACCAACATGTGCATGATTTATCTTTAACatga
- the LOC121704638 gene encoding RING finger protein 151-like isoform X4: MDNNVEENDPELICTICQGVLRCPVRAPCHHIFCKKCILQWLKRQETCPCCRKPINHNLILVMYKLSRSIGRMKIKCKNEIRGCRATFPLAEQYCHSLGCVFELVGCPYRGCRAQLLRRDLETHARHCEHWSQPCHMGCGALLSQGTRAQHNCYQQLRLQHEARRQSHRAIAVALQRKMRRMQKAMANMKEQITLICESLEVMDEQEGEDEGSNSERDNIRCF; the protein is encoded by the exons ATGGATAACAACGTTGAGGAAAATG ACCCAGAGCTGATTTGTACCATATGTCAGGGTGTTCTTAGATGTCCAGTGCGGGCGCCTTGCCATCACATCTTCTGCAAAAAATGCATATTACAGTGGCTGAAAAG GCAGGAGACATGTCCTTGTTGTCGAAAGCCAATTAATCATAACTTAATATTAGTTATGTACAAATTGAGCAGGTCAATTGGCCGTATGAAGATTAAG TGCAAGAATGAGATCCGTGGCTGCCGTGCCACTTTTCCACTGGCCGAGCAATACTGCCACAGCCTGGGCTGCGTGTTCGAGCTGGTGGGGTGCCCGTACCGTGGGTGCCGCGCCCAACTGCTTCGCCGTGACCTGGAGACCCACGCGCGCCACTGCGAGCACTGGAGCCAGCCCTGCCACATGGGATGTGGAGCTCTGCTGAGCCAGGGCACGCGGGCACAGCACAACTGCTACCAGCAGCTACGGCTGCAGCATGAGGCACGGCGGCAGAGCCACCGCGCCATTGCCGTTGCACTCCAGAGGAAGATGCGGCGCATGCAGAAGGCCATGGCCAACATGAAGGAGCAGATCACCTTGATCTGTGAGAGCCTGGAGGTGATGGAtgagcaggagggagaggatgagggCAGCAACAGTGAAAGAGACAACATTAGGTGCTTCTGA
- the LOC121704638 gene encoding RING finger protein 151-like isoform X2 — MERWRVNKFVADSSTDPELICTICQGVLRCPVRAPCHHIFCKKCILQWLKRQETCPCCRKPINHNLILVMYKLSRSIGRMKIKCKNEIRGCRATFPLAEQYCHSLGCVFELVGCPYRGCRAQLLRRDLETHARHCEHWSQPCHMGCGALLSQGTRAQHNCYQQLRLQHEARRQSHRAIAVALQRKMRRMQKAMANMKEQITLICESLEVMDEQEGEDEGSNSERDNIRCF; from the exons ATGGAAAGGTGGAGGGTGAACAAATTTGTGGCCGATTCCAGTACTG ACCCAGAGCTGATTTGTACCATATGTCAGGGTGTTCTTAGATGTCCAGTGCGGGCGCCTTGCCATCACATCTTCTGCAAAAAATGCATATTACAGTGGCTGAAAAG GCAGGAGACATGTCCTTGTTGTCGAAAGCCAATTAATCATAACTTAATATTAGTTATGTACAAATTGAGCAGGTCAATTGGCCGTATGAAGATTAAG TGCAAGAATGAGATCCGTGGCTGCCGTGCCACTTTTCCACTGGCCGAGCAATACTGCCACAGCCTGGGCTGCGTGTTCGAGCTGGTGGGGTGCCCGTACCGTGGGTGCCGCGCCCAACTGCTTCGCCGTGACCTGGAGACCCACGCGCGCCACTGCGAGCACTGGAGCCAGCCCTGCCACATGGGATGTGGAGCTCTGCTGAGCCAGGGCACGCGGGCACAGCACAACTGCTACCAGCAGCTACGGCTGCAGCATGAGGCACGGCGGCAGAGCCACCGCGCCATTGCCGTTGCACTCCAGAGGAAGATGCGGCGCATGCAGAAGGCCATGGCCAACATGAAGGAGCAGATCACCTTGATCTGTGAGAGCCTGGAGGTGATGGAtgagcaggagggagaggatgagggCAGCAACAGTGAAAGAGACAACATTAGGTGCTTCTGA
- the zgc:193811 gene encoding uncharacterized protein zgc:193811 isoform X2, translating into MDHSRKPLTGPLADVKYPLAPPHWKTHTMTDLNRRIKDCWALRVLPSPTSETRDHYRGQPARISPSTAPSYELLALYGKLAADQTVPPPGPVLSTTHRDYRHFNSFELNSSYSGQAKPLPEGLTKSSAYSHMPGHKAPSTSSCYPRLSRRSVAVPYGAYTSLYRDSFTTPALPRTLSHQVQPQHPSTLKCILRCARYGNQHVHDLSLT; encoded by the exons ATGGATCACAGCAGGAAGCCACTGACTGGACCATTGGCTGACGTTAAGTACCCCTTGGCTCCACCACACTGGAAGACTCACACAATGACGGATTTAAACCGGAGG ATTAAGGATTGCTGGGCCTTACGGGTGCTTCCCAGCCCAACCAGTGAAACACGGGACCACTACAGGGGTCAGCCAGCACGCATCAGCCCCTCTACAGCACCTAGCTATGAGTTACTG GCCTTGTATGGAAAGCTTGCTGCAGATCAGACCGTGCCCCCTCCAGGTCCAGTACTCAGCACCACTCACAGAGATTACAGGCACTTTAACAG CTTTGAACTGAACTCGTCATACTCAGGCCAGGCCAAACCACTCCCTGAAGGACTGACCAAGAGCTCTGCCTACAGCCACATGCCTGGCCATAAAGCCCCGTCCACCTCTTCGTGTTACCCTCGGCTGTCACGCCGCTCTGTGGCGGTGCCGTACGGAGCCTACACTTCTCTGTACAGGGACAGTTTCACAACTCCTGCCTTGCCTCGTACCCTGTCACACCAAGTCCAGCCCCAGCATCCGAGCACCCTCAAATGTATTTTAAGGTGTGCTAGGTATGGAAACCAACATGTGCATGATTTATCTTTAACatga
- the LOC121704638 gene encoding RING finger protein 151-like isoform X1, whose translation MVMSPHPCPIDGDGAPCFDSAREGHSWITTLRKMADPELCLEMGGYDADSFVDPPDPELICTICQGVLRCPVRAPCHHIFCKKCILQWLKRQETCPCCRKPINHNLILVMYKLSRSIGRMKIKCKNEIRGCRATFPLAEQYCHSLGCVFELVGCPYRGCRAQLLRRDLETHARHCEHWSQPCHMGCGALLSQGTRAQHNCYQQLRLQHEARRQSHRAIAVALQRKMRRMQKAMANMKEQITLICESLEVMDEQEGEDEGSNSERDNIRCF comes from the exons ATGGTAATGTCACCCCACCCATGTCCTATTGATGGTGATGGGGCTCCCTGTTTTGACAGTGCACGTGAGGGTCATTCATGGATAACAACGTTGAGGAAAATG GCTGATCCAGAGCTATGCCTTGAGATGGGAGGTTATGATGCAGACTCTTTTGTTGATCCTCCAGACCCAGAGCTGATTTGTACCATATGTCAGGGTGTTCTTAGATGTCCAGTGCGGGCGCCTTGCCATCACATCTTCTGCAAAAAATGCATATTACAGTGGCTGAAAAG GCAGGAGACATGTCCTTGTTGTCGAAAGCCAATTAATCATAACTTAATATTAGTTATGTACAAATTGAGCAGGTCAATTGGCCGTATGAAGATTAAG TGCAAGAATGAGATCCGTGGCTGCCGTGCCACTTTTCCACTGGCCGAGCAATACTGCCACAGCCTGGGCTGCGTGTTCGAGCTGGTGGGGTGCCCGTACCGTGGGTGCCGCGCCCAACTGCTTCGCCGTGACCTGGAGACCCACGCGCGCCACTGCGAGCACTGGAGCCAGCCCTGCCACATGGGATGTGGAGCTCTGCTGAGCCAGGGCACGCGGGCACAGCACAACTGCTACCAGCAGCTACGGCTGCAGCATGAGGCACGGCGGCAGAGCCACCGCGCCATTGCCGTTGCACTCCAGAGGAAGATGCGGCGCATGCAGAAGGCCATGGCCAACATGAAGGAGCAGATCACCTTGATCTGTGAGAGCCTGGAGGTGATGGAtgagcaggagggagaggatgagggCAGCAACAGTGAAAGAGACAACATTAGGTGCTTCTGA
- the LOC121704638 gene encoding RING finger protein 151-like isoform X3, with translation MGGYDADSFVDPPDPELICTICQGVLRCPVRAPCHHIFCKKCILQWLKRQETCPCCRKPINHNLILVMYKLSRSIGRMKIKCKNEIRGCRATFPLAEQYCHSLGCVFELVGCPYRGCRAQLLRRDLETHARHCEHWSQPCHMGCGALLSQGTRAQHNCYQQLRLQHEARRQSHRAIAVALQRKMRRMQKAMANMKEQITLICESLEVMDEQEGEDEGSNSERDNIRCF, from the exons ATGGGAGGTTATGATGCAGACTCTTTTGTTGATCCTCCAGACCCAGAGCTGATTTGTACCATATGTCAGGGTGTTCTTAGATGTCCAGTGCGGGCGCCTTGCCATCACATCTTCTGCAAAAAATGCATATTACAGTGGCTGAAAAG GCAGGAGACATGTCCTTGTTGTCGAAAGCCAATTAATCATAACTTAATATTAGTTATGTACAAATTGAGCAGGTCAATTGGCCGTATGAAGATTAAG TGCAAGAATGAGATCCGTGGCTGCCGTGCCACTTTTCCACTGGCCGAGCAATACTGCCACAGCCTGGGCTGCGTGTTCGAGCTGGTGGGGTGCCCGTACCGTGGGTGCCGCGCCCAACTGCTTCGCCGTGACCTGGAGACCCACGCGCGCCACTGCGAGCACTGGAGCCAGCCCTGCCACATGGGATGTGGAGCTCTGCTGAGCCAGGGCACGCGGGCACAGCACAACTGCTACCAGCAGCTACGGCTGCAGCATGAGGCACGGCGGCAGAGCCACCGCGCCATTGCCGTTGCACTCCAGAGGAAGATGCGGCGCATGCAGAAGGCCATGGCCAACATGAAGGAGCAGATCACCTTGATCTGTGAGAGCCTGGAGGTGATGGAtgagcaggagggagaggatgagggCAGCAACAGTGAAAGAGACAACATTAGGTGCTTCTGA